The following proteins are co-located in the Pedobacter sp. FW305-3-2-15-E-R2A2 genome:
- a CDS encoding RNA polymerase sigma-70 factor: MSRIIQVKLTDPVSEPLLQRYDDATFEQMFKTHYKALHAYANVMLKEEDLAEEIVQGMFLKFWEKRELLNIQSSLKAYLYKCVYHDCLNHLKHEKIKFKHQEFTHHTMDTYHESASAKVELTELEVNLGKALNELPEQCRAIFQMSRFEELKYREIADQMGLSIKTVENQMGKALRILRLKLADFLTLILLGIMYYKDFLN; the protein is encoded by the coding sequence TTGAGTAGAATTATACAAGTGAAATTAACCGATCCCGTTTCCGAGCCCCTGCTGCAACGCTATGACGATGCCACCTTTGAACAAATGTTCAAAACGCATTATAAGGCCTTGCATGCTTATGCCAATGTGATGCTTAAAGAGGAAGACCTTGCAGAGGAAATCGTACAAGGCATGTTTTTAAAATTCTGGGAAAAGCGGGAGCTGCTAAACATCCAGAGCTCTTTAAAAGCATACCTGTATAAGTGCGTTTACCATGATTGTCTGAATCACCTTAAACACGAAAAAATAAAGTTTAAACACCAGGAATTTACGCATCATACCATGGATACCTATCATGAATCCGCTTCGGCGAAAGTAGAGCTTACGGAACTGGAAGTCAACCTGGGCAAGGCTTTGAATGAACTGCCGGAACAATGCCGGGCCATATTTCAAATGAGCAGATTTGAGGAATTGAAATACCGAGAGATTGCAGATCAAATGGGACTGTCTATCAAAACCGTGGAAAACCAAATGGGTAAAGCATTGAGGATATTGCGACTGAAACTCGCAGATTTCCTGACCCTGATCCTATTGGGGATTATGTATTATAAAGATTTTTTGAATTAA
- a CDS encoding FecR domain-containing protein, giving the protein MTDELLIKFLLKETSEEENTAIQEWLAADPANISVFIQFEKIWDAGKTLTPASKVDEEQAWNKFREKTKKLKEKEAAVVLPLKKNYTWLKVAAVFVLAIGAWTLYQLMSPVAYTNLTASNEVLIKTLPDGSELTINKKSQLSYASDFKNDRSVRLDSGEVFFNVAHDKTRPFIIKADQVSVEVVGTSFNVKHTKNKTEVIVETGIVKVRLGNEEIRLVKGERVSISKRTKKLQKEQSEDQLYNYYRSKLFIFNGTPLQEVAETLNEAYGVKISVDPAARKHTLFTTLKLSSTLEENLEVICDALNVTLSRNQQEILLSNKK; this is encoded by the coding sequence ATGACTGATGAATTATTGATAAAGTTTCTATTAAAGGAAACAAGTGAGGAAGAAAACACAGCCATTCAGGAATGGCTGGCTGCTGACCCTGCAAATATCTCCGTTTTTATTCAATTCGAGAAAATCTGGGACGCTGGTAAAACATTAACACCTGCCAGTAAAGTTGATGAAGAACAGGCATGGAATAAATTCAGGGAGAAAACGAAGAAATTGAAGGAAAAAGAAGCAGCAGTAGTTCTTCCACTAAAGAAAAATTATACCTGGTTAAAAGTGGCGGCTGTATTTGTCCTCGCCATTGGCGCATGGACCTTGTATCAGCTGATGTCTCCTGTTGCCTATACCAACCTGACCGCGAGCAATGAAGTACTCATCAAAACCCTGCCCGATGGATCAGAGCTCACCATCAACAAGAAATCACAGCTGAGCTATGCCAGTGATTTTAAAAATGACCGGAGTGTACGCCTGGATTCAGGGGAAGTTTTCTTTAACGTTGCACACGACAAAACCCGTCCATTTATCATCAAGGCGGATCAGGTATCTGTTGAGGTGGTAGGGACTTCTTTCAATGTAAAACATACTAAGAACAAAACAGAAGTCATTGTAGAAACGGGAATTGTGAAGGTCAGACTGGGCAATGAAGAGATTAGATTGGTGAAAGGAGAAAGGGTTTCCATCAGCAAGCGTACCAAAAAGCTCCAGAAAGAGCAAAGCGAAGACCAGCTGTACAATTATTACCGCAGCAAGCTGTTTATCTTCAATGGCACCCCTCTGCAAGAGGTTGCAGAAACCCTGAACGAAGCTTATGGCGTCAAGATCAGTGTGGACCCTGCAGCGAGAAAGCATACCTTATTTACCACTTTAAAATTGAGCTCAACACTGGAGGAGAATCTGGAGGTCATCTGCGATGCATTAAATGTAACCCTGTCACGTAACCAACAGGAAATCCTGTTGTCTAACAAAAAGTAA
- a CDS encoding NAD-dependent deacylase, with protein sequence MKKKLVVLTGAGISAESGLKTFRDTDGLWEGYNVYDVATPEAWRKNPDLVQDFYNQRRKQVLAAQPNDAHLGLVELEKYYDVQVITQNIDDLHERAGSSNVIHLHGVITRSQSDLNPGLTYPIDGWEIKMGDRCELGSQLRAHVVWFGESVPMIETASEICESADIFVLVGSSLAVYPAAGLINFVPSQSPRYIIDPKIPEVRNRKQVIRIEKTATEGLKELLQLLT encoded by the coding sequence ATGAAGAAGAAATTAGTGGTCTTAACGGGTGCCGGAATTAGTGCAGAAAGCGGATTGAAAACTTTCCGGGATACCGATGGGTTATGGGAAGGTTATAATGTTTACGATGTGGCTACTCCGGAAGCCTGGCGGAAAAATCCGGATCTGGTGCAGGATTTTTACAATCAGCGAAGAAAACAGGTTTTGGCCGCACAGCCCAATGATGCGCACCTTGGACTGGTAGAATTGGAAAAGTATTATGATGTTCAGGTGATTACGCAAAATATAGACGACCTGCACGAAAGGGCTGGTTCTTCCAATGTGATCCACCTGCATGGGGTGATTACGCGTTCCCAATCGGACCTTAATCCGGGGCTAACCTATCCCATAGACGGATGGGAAATCAAAATGGGCGACCGCTGTGAACTGGGCAGCCAGTTGCGTGCGCATGTCGTTTGGTTTGGGGAATCCGTTCCTATGATCGAAACCGCATCCGAAATCTGTGAATCGGCTGATATCTTTGTCCTGGTTGGCAGCTCACTGGCCGTGTATCCGGCTGCAGGTTTAATTAATTTCGTCCCTTCACAAAGTCCGAGATATATTATTGACCCGAAAATCCCGGAAGTAAGAAACCGCAAACAGGTGATCAGAATCGAAAAGACCGCTACCGAAGGATTGAAAGAATTGTTGCAGTTGCTAACCTGA
- a CDS encoding DUF4833 domain-containing protein, which produces MATTIAIWTDFVALFGAARIDIDSIASIQEKAPNIVAYALPAVFLLTIIEFIFSHSGDHKTYEKKETLGSLLVGLGNLIVNILMKAFLIYGAIWIYNLLPWRMEMSWWTLIPCFILYDCCSYWSHRISHFNRFFWATHVVHHSAEHYNLTVAFRQSWVQHFKTVFFIPLAMLGFHPVVFLVASQLSTLYQFWVHTEAIGKLNPFIEKYFGTPSNHRVHHGSQAKYLDKNFGATFMVWDHLFGTFQYEEEKPVYGLTTPLENKTNPFVLNFHEYRDMLEDVRKSDGIRECLFFIFASPGKIYLHKLKRDPQQQPERESSGHAKATAIILMIMLLLNQMLNAQPVPDSHPLPTPTGKNLLFFLQRTPDANTVIYELNYREDGTLDPEAPVKGSWIRYEEQSKTKELSSIEKKFAYGLKCKALGNDQYEIRLVAYKKMPMYLLKSGTDNKYHIYIKDEGKNLLLKRVFVKVNGGSFWFPKVTYIDLITANSETGMEILKRINI; this is translated from the coding sequence ATGGCAACAACTATAGCGATCTGGACAGATTTCGTTGCTTTATTCGGAGCAGCGAGAATCGATATCGATTCCATTGCTTCTATACAGGAAAAAGCACCAAATATAGTAGCTTACGCCCTTCCAGCGGTATTCCTGCTGACCATCATTGAATTTATCTTCTCCCATTCCGGGGATCATAAAACCTATGAAAAGAAAGAAACGTTAGGTTCTTTACTGGTTGGATTGGGGAATCTTATCGTAAATATCCTGATGAAGGCGTTCCTTATTTATGGTGCCATCTGGATTTACAATTTGTTGCCATGGCGAATGGAAATGAGCTGGTGGACTTTAATTCCCTGCTTCATCCTATATGATTGCTGTAGTTACTGGTCGCATCGCATTTCCCATTTCAACCGTTTTTTCTGGGCCACACATGTCGTTCATCATTCCGCAGAACATTATAACCTGACCGTGGCCTTCAGACAAAGCTGGGTACAGCACTTTAAAACAGTGTTTTTTATCCCTCTGGCGATGCTGGGCTTTCATCCGGTTGTCTTTTTGGTAGCGAGCCAACTGAGTACACTCTATCAGTTCTGGGTCCATACGGAAGCCATCGGAAAGCTGAACCCTTTTATAGAGAAATACTTCGGGACTCCATCTAACCACCGGGTTCATCATGGCAGTCAGGCAAAATATCTGGATAAGAATTTTGGTGCCACATTTATGGTCTGGGACCACCTGTTCGGCACCTTTCAATATGAAGAAGAGAAACCGGTATACGGGTTGACGACCCCATTGGAGAACAAAACCAATCCTTTTGTCCTGAATTTCCATGAGTATCGCGACATGCTGGAAGATGTCAGGAAAAGCGATGGAATCAGAGAATGCCTTTTTTTCATTTTCGCCAGTCCGGGAAAGATCTACCTTCATAAGCTGAAACGCGATCCCCAACAACAGCCTGAAAGAGAAAGTAGCGGTCATGCGAAGGCAACGGCAATCATACTGATGATCATGCTTTTACTAAACCAGATGCTCAATGCCCAGCCTGTTCCCGATAGTCATCCCCTGCCGACTCCTACCGGTAAAAACCTGCTGTTCTTTCTGCAAAGAACTCCGGATGCAAATACAGTGATCTATGAGCTCAATTACAGGGAAGATGGGACATTGGACCCGGAGGCACCTGTTAAAGGTTCCTGGATCAGGTATGAAGAGCAATCGAAGACAAAAGAGCTCAGCAGTATAGAAAAAAAATTCGCCTATGGCCTGAAATGCAAAGCACTGGGAAATGACCAATATGAGATCCGCCTGGTGGCCTATAAAAAAATGCCGATGTACCTGTTGAAATCCGGAACGGACAATAAATACCACATCTACATTAAAGATGAAGGAAAAAACCTGCTCCTGAAAAGGGTGTTTGTAAAGGTCAATGGCGGCTCCTTCTGGTTTCCAAAAGTAACCTATATCGATCTGATTACAGCGAACTCTGAAACCGGAATGGAGATTTTAAAAAGAATTAACATTTAA